A region of Syngnathoides biaculeatus isolate LvHL_M chromosome 20, ASM1980259v1, whole genome shotgun sequence DNA encodes the following proteins:
- the LOC133493131 gene encoding metalloproteinase inhibitor 3-like, with the protein MQSLYRHLLSLLLVSSLQLQQLTEGCSCALTHPQDAYCNSDIVIRAKVVGKKLLSDGPFGTMRYTVKQMKMYKGFEKVQHVQHIYTDASESLCGVKFDINKYQYLITGRVYDGKVYTGLCNFNERWERLSLAQKKGINHRYQLGCNCRIKPCHYLPCFVTSKTECLWTDMLSHFGYPGYQSRHYACIQQKEGYCSWYRGMNARDKTVVNTTDP; encoded by the exons ATGCAGTCGCTATACAGGCACCTGCTCAGCCTGCTGCTCGTCAGCAGCCTGCAGCTCCAGCAGCTCACCGAGGGCTGCTCGTGCGCCCTGACGCACCCGCAAGACGCCTACTGCAACTCCGACATCG TCATTCGCGCTAAAGTGGTGGGCAAGAAGCTACTGAGCGACGGGCCTTTTGGAACGATGCGCTACACCGTCAAGCAAATGAAG ATGTACAAAGGCTTCGAAAAAGTCCAGCATGTGCAGCATATTTACACGGACGCTTCGGAAAGCCTGTGCGGGGTCAAGTTTGACATCAACAAGTATCAGTATCTCATCACAG GGCGGGTGTATGACGGCAAGGTGTACACGGGACTCTGCAACTTCAATGAGCGGTGGGAGCGCCTCTCGTTGGCCCAGAAGAAGGGCATCAACCACCGCTACCAGCTGGGCTGCAACTGCAGG ATTAAGCCCTGCCACTACCTGCCCTGCTTTGTGACCTCCAAGACCGAGTGCCTGTGGACGGACATGTTGTCCCACTTCGGCTACCCGGGCTACCAGTCCCGACACTACGCCTGCATCCAGCAGAAGGAGGGCTACTGCAGCTGGTACCGGGGCATGAACGCCCGCGACAAAACGGTCGTCAACACAACTGACCCCTGA